Part of the Caulifigura coniformis genome, TGGTACGGGCAAGCCTCTGGTAGCTCGCGGGCGGGGCTGTTGTGGACCGGCGAGATGCCGTCAGCGTGAGGCCAGCAAGCGGCTGAGAGCGGTCGGCCGACACCACTGAACATTGTTCAGTTCCGCGTCGTCCCGATACCGACGACACCCGCGCCGGTGGGCATCGGCAATAGGAGTCCTTCAATGATGAGTTGCCGCAAGCAATTTACATTAAACGACTTGCGCTAATAAACAGCCACGAAGGTCGAATTGCAGTGCTCCGTTTGCGAGAAACGGTGCAATCGACCAAGGTCCGGTTGTGACGATTGTAGGGTCTGGGAGGGTTGTGACGGTCGCACCGGCTATGCCGTTCGTAGTCATTGTGACGACACTGCGGTCAGAGCAGGGTCACGCATGTTTCAACCGCACGCGAGAAAGACGGGAGGTTGGACTCCACTCCACCACCCGACGCGGCGGGTGGAGCATGGTGGAGCGAGGTTGGCGATCGCCATTCGCCACAACGTGATGCCACAAAATGTTTTGCAGAAAACGTAGGCCAATGGTGGTGGTGTTTCAGGGGGTTCCTCTTCTCCCATACTTTTTTTGATGCTGATTTCATTTTTCCATCACGGAAAAACATAGAAAATGACACCACCACCACCACCATAACACCAAGTACGCATTTTACCTCGCCGAACGCGATTTTGAGCGGTCAGCCGCTCCACCAATGGTGGAGTTTCCACTCCACCTTTCAACGCGGCTCGCAGCCGCCGGGCATCTGTCATGTGGAAACCGAAGCCGGGTACTCGCCGCCGAAAGGCGAACGTCAAACGGGCCGTCGAAGCAATCCTGCCGCTCGACATCGACGTGAAGCTGAAGCGGCGGTTGCTGGACGCCTGCATCTGGCGGCGCACTGAACTGTCGGGCAAGCATGCGCTCCGCTACGTCTCGGTCGCCGCCCGTGATCTCCCGCCCGGCTGCATTCACGAACACGTCTTCACGCGGAAGCGGCTCATTGATGACCTGATGGCCGGCAAGCCGGTCGGCGCGGTTCTCAAGCGGGCCATCGCATGCGTCGTCACCGGCGAGGAACACACCCGCCTGAAAGATGGTAACGGCTGGAAGCGGTACAGAGAGGCCGGCATCAAGGTCTACGACCGGAAGACGGGGAAGGTCCGGTGAACGTGGCGCGCCAATCGTGACGACACGTTGCTTGTCGACCGCGCTGCCGCTGTCGAACGGCATCAACTATTGTCGTAAGTCCAAGCGGATCGTGTTGGCATGCTGGCTGCGTGTGGGCCGGGAGCATTGTTTCCAATTGAGGCCAGCCATGATCTTCTACCACCGCACCCACGCTGCCGACGCCATCCTCGCCAAAGGGTTCCGCAACGGCCTCGCCACCTACGCCACCGGCCGGCCATTCAGCGGCGTCTGGCTTTCGGATGTCCCACTTGGCTATGGACAGGGCCTAGCGTGGGACTTCGACATGGAAACCAGCCAGTTGCTCACGGTGGAAATGCCGCTGGAACTGGTCGCGAAGTATGAGTGGGTCGAGATACTGACGCCGAAGCAAGAGGCGATCTACGGCGGCATCCCGCGCGGCTATCGGGAATGGCTCATCCCTGCAAAGCTCGTCAACCGGTTCGCTGTGAAGCTGATCCCCGAACCCGAACTTGTCTGAACCTCAACCCCTTGGATCGTGTCCAAGGTGCGGCCCGGCCGTTTGTCTTCGCGGCCGGGCTTTTCTATGCGCTGATACCTGCGGGTACGTTCTGCGCATTTAAGGGTTAGGCAGTCTCTGCGGCTTGATCGACGCCGGTGCGTCTCAGCCATGCGTTGCTGCCGATAGTCACACGGCGATGTGACTCTCTGTCCGTGGACCCTTTGTCTGCACTGCTGAAGATTCGCTGATGGCCCGTGTGACGGCATTGCAGCACTTCGGCACGGTGATTCGCGAGCGCCGCGAGGAGTTGCGACTCACCCAAGAAGAGCTTGCCGGGCAAACGGGCTTTGACCGGACCTACATCAGTTTGATCGAGCGCGGGCGGCGCAATCTCTCGTTGCTGAACATCTGCAAGTTTGCAGTAGCTCTCAGGACTACGCCCTCTGCGCTGCTGAAGGGCGTTCCCTATGGCGCTGACTCCGATTGACGAGATTCATGCGGCGCAGATTGCGGCCGGGACGATCGGCCGGACCAAAGGGCATGAGTTTGAGGCGAAGTTATCTGCCGATCTGAATCAGCTTGCCGCGATTCCTGACGTTGAGCCGGTGAAGGGCGAGCAACGGCATTTGAAAGTCGGTCATCCCGATCGCGAATTGGTCCGATACATCCTTCGGTCCAAGGGATTGAAGGGAGTCAAAAACATCCGTGCGGCTTGGCTCGGCGGACTTGCCACATTCAAAAAGGGGGAT contains:
- a CDS encoding helix-turn-helix domain-containing protein — its product is MARVTALQHFGTVIRERREELRLTQEELAGQTGFDRTYISLIERGRRNLSLLNICKFAVALRTTPSALLKGVPYGADSD